In Hippoglossus hippoglossus isolate fHipHip1 chromosome 11, fHipHip1.pri, whole genome shotgun sequence, the sequence ATCTTTAAAGAataactcttcttcttcttctcctcctgtggagctgcagcggcAGACAGACACTGCGCCTTTAACCAGCTCCAGACAGGCGAGCCAGACTTTAGCCGACAGAAAATAAAGGATCATTTTACATACAATAAATAGAACTATAATCATTTACACTACTTTAATTCATCCTCAATTCTATTTAACAATTCGTGTGAATTTtatcaaaattaaatataattatgaaattttaatttaatcatcctgaaattattcaaaacagacatttaaataaataaaaaatggtgGGAAACTCATTATTTCTTCCAATATTTTAGATTACCCCgtttccttatttttttataaaaatatatatcacatgACTTTTTAATTTCTCCTAAATTGtattaaagaaaaagtaaataaaatgagaCAAGGggtaaattaaaaaagaaaaaataaggtgtgtacatatatatatatatataaatatacacaattttataaaaaaaatctaaaaatcaaacagacattttctttatttcttaaatGAGGAGATACTGAGggttaaaacaaattaaaaaaggataAGACATGTTATTTCCTACCttaattaaaaatttaaaaataactgaCAATTTAATTCTTCCTGAATTCTATTCAAATTCAGATAAATTTAAAGTTGGACTAAAGCACCATCTCAAAGAAACTGacaataaattcctggatctacTCCAAActgtaatgttttctttctttggctCAACCCCTCCACAAACATTCATGGAAATTAGGTCAGTGCAGTTTTTGAAAAAAcctgccaacaaacacacagcaatgAAAACGTAATCACCTTGGCAGAATAAGGCAAATGAAATGCAAGTAGGCCATCTACTGAAGGTCTTTATTATTTCAGCACATTGGCTCAGAGAGTACAGAtggagaaataataatataaaatacaagatGACTACTTATCACCACAAGTGTCACAAAAACAATATTGGAAATGACAGTTTACTTAAACTATTTTTTGCAGTGGAGATTAAAGCATTGACTGATTAATCAGGAAAAAActcactgtatataaaagagTCGTATATATCGAGATTTAAAAAATTAGTAGAAATATGCATATGTACACATCCACTGGATTTACATAAAAAGGTGTACGAATTTTTAGAAGCCTGTTAGTGATCACTAATCAAGGCCCTGAgaatatttttaagtttttggTTCCGACTGATTGGCACCACAGTGCGAACCAAACAGCTCAATCTGTAAATAAAAGACAGGATTTCATGCTGCTACAACAACGGTAAAAATAGGACATAAAGTAAGATTTTTCCCCCAGAGCTTCACTCTACTTCCGGTTGGCACTCGCAGTCCCGATAACACAGTCGTTCACCtgaaaaaacagcaaacacaaaacacgaGGTGTAAACATCCAGTACAGTTTAAAACAATATCATCACctctgcttttacatttttgtcatgttgtgagtttgttggttggtttgtatgtttttgaagattacacaaaaacaagtcaaattcaattttgatgcagatccatttgtttccactttctgtaacattgcaaatatTTCCACTGATTTCTCATAAAATAATTATGGGATGGATTTTcatgagggaaaaaaataaatcatacatgtttagaggactgatatctgtgagtgtgcgtaatttggtgcatgttgaatTTAAGGGGCTGTTGGGCCATGGTGTGCACTCTACTCAGTGCAATCTGGTTACATATTGTTTATGTTAAGGGACTTCGGTTCATGCTCATGTCAGGTTTTAGCAGCCATCTCATAAAAggcacatatttaaaaacaacacaaaacaaagatgcCACTGACCTTGCTGGCAAACCTCAAGGAGTTGAGCGTTTCCCCGAAGCTGTCCGTCTCTGGGGCGATGTTCACGAACATCAGGCTGGGATTAGCACGACAGAAATAGAATCAGCATGAATAAACTTATAAGAATAATGTGACACAACGTAATGCAGCATCTTATGTAGCAGACCATTGGACATGTGAAGATACACTAAGGAACTCACGTCTTGCTGTTTCCTCCTAAGCAGCACTGCAGGAGGTATGTGAGCTTGGAGTTTCTGTACGGAATGTGGCTCTCCTGGATGAGAAGAAAAATCAGTTTatgtcaaacaaaataaataaaaaggatttaGATGTTGATGTAAACGAATCCCAGCATTGTCAGTTTTTATCCCAGCTCCTGCTTACAGACCTTGTTGGCCAGCGCGGTGATGACGAGGCCCAGGTTGGACAGAGAACCGTTGATGGCCGTCATCTCTTTGAAGCGCTCGCCCTGAGACTGACTCTTCACCATTCGCTCACTGCCAGCCAAGTCCACCAGGCACAGAGTGGctatacacacaaaaacaaacgtGTTATGAAGGCTAAAAAAGCTTGATTATAAAAGAGCTTTTTTGGGGAACAGAATAAGAAGCTTCAGAGGCACAACATTGATGTTGAGTTCGAGCTGATGGCCAATGAACATTTTTGATTTTCAAAAAATACAAGTGAAGCCACAGTCCAGATGCTGGTTTAATCACTGGGGTTATACTCACACTTGCATTTGACATCTCTGCCAAAATTCAATCCCTCGATATCCAGCTGGAAGACTGAATGGGAGCGAGAGGAGCGGTCGTTCTGAGCCGTCTGGGCTGTGGAGCGGTTCTGATTGGCCAGGGCAATCATGCCGAGGACCTAGACGGAAATCAGTGAATTTTCTTACTCTTGAAAACAGTGTGTGGATACTTGTGTACTTCTTTCACAATTTCAAAATGAACAAGCTTTAAAATCTGCAGTTTATTGTCATCTTTGAAAgatactttttcttttataaagatGCAGGTTATGTTGTTGATCATCGTGTCGTTTAAGCAGCTGAGATATAACCGTTCCGCCGTACCTGATCCTCGTTGGAGACCTTTTCATAGGTGAGGTTGGTGATGGTCACCTCATTGGTGGTTGACTTTCGGATTTCGTGTTCAGGCCTCTTGCTGGCTTTGCCGGTGTAGAGGAGGTCTCGCAGGGTCTCGTTGTAGATTTCAACAAAGCTTGCTGTGAAGGTGAACTgaggtaaaaacacagacacaattcCTGTGTGTTATTATATCTCCTCCAGAGTTAAAAACATTCAGAGATATAAGTCAATAGTGAGGATTGTATGTAATGCTCTAGGCTCCACACCACAATATCTAATGTGCAGACCCTGGCTCCAGATGATGttaaaagcacaagatggctgcaccTGTACATTTGAGCTTGGATTACCTCTTTCCCTGTATGCTCTCACACGAATCACAGACCACACTAACCTCCCAGCCTTGTGCTCCtagtttctctgctgctttgaaaATTTGCTGCACCGCTCTGGGAATGACGCCTCTGGTCTCGTCAAACTCGTCTCCCTCCATGGTGTATGtctttccacttcctgtctggcCATATGCAAAGCAGCAGACGTTGTAGCCGTCCAATGCTGACTGCACCAACAGAGAGATCTCCTCAAAGACCTGGAAATAAGGTGAAATGGTCACTGTGCAATTTCCTGCTTTGGCTGAACAAAatatgtgaattaaaaaaaaaaaatacctttgAGTTATTCATGATAACTCAAAGATTGTTTTATAGATAGTACTGTAAGCTGTGACACATGAATATTGTTTACCTCTTGTTGTGAGGAATGGGGGCTAAACACGCGGTCAAAGTTGAAGTTGTAACTCTTCTGAGTGTCGGCAGTTTTGCCTGTATGAGACTGAAAAGAAGGaagagggtaaagaaaacagtTTCTGTGACCACAAACATACCTGTGAGAGATGTGGAATGCTGACAGGATTCTCACCTCCTCTGTTTTGGCCAGCGTTATCATCTTGTTGTCACTGGCTGGGAGCTGGATCTGCTTGCTGaggcctccaccaaccagtggaCGCACTCTGCAAAAAACCCTGATGTTGCCCTGCGTGAGAAAGATGATGGACAGATTAGTCTGAGGCTTCATCCTAACTACCacgttttggttttaaaaactaATCACTGCTGTCTAATCTAGAGTTTTCAAGCACCTAAtactgagaagtttggaaattcTACTAGcccagttttagtttgaaaatgttggGGCCTTGTGGTATGaacgggcagaaactgagacatTTGGAGACTTGACGCAGTCACACACATTCCTTTCCTGATTGTTTCTCATCAGTCACGACCTGACTATTAGCAAAACTTTGGTAGCACCGTCAGTAACAGTTCCCCTTTTCCACCATTGTCGTTTCTTGTCCGTATTTGatgtaactaagcaaccaactgcagagtaaacAAGTAAACTTCTTCCTGTTAACATCGGTCAGTGTTAACCCAACACACAGATCAGCTCAAAGGCCTTTGAGAGAGTCGTCACGGTCACGATAACTCACCTTGAGCTCCTGAATAGCATTGTGGAGCCGCCTGCGCTCCATTTCACCGGCATGAAGGTCGTCTCTTTGCTGGGCCACGGTCTCTTTGAGACAGCGGACTTCTTCTTCAGTGTCTCTGAGGGTTGCCTGCACGCGGATCAGAGTCGTTTCCTGCACTGAGAGCTTCATCTGGAGTGAAAAGGGAGGAACAACTGAAACATCTTTTCATAAAATCTGAAAGTCTTGGTTGGGTTTTAGGACAGTTAGAGGTTCTTTAAACAGTTGACCAGTTGTTTGCTCAGATAAAAAACAGGCCTGAATAAATCCACTGAAGGGTAATAGAGTCCAGCAGGTCAAGtctggcatgtgtgtgtaattataCTACACAATGAAGATCACCAGTATTCTCTGTTGaccagggttagggttaggggttataCCTTAAGAGTTTGTAGCTCTGTCTCTTGACTGTCTCTGAGCGTCTCCATGACCTTGTATTTGCCCTCCAAGTTGGACAGCTCCTTTTGAAGAGTGCTCTTATCACTAGACACTTGCTCCAACTCATCCCGGACTCCTGACAgtgcctgcagctcctcttcatACTCACTAATGAATTACAAAGAGACAAATTAGTGACACTACAATGTAATGgcagtaaaatgtttaattttattcatttttccaaATGAATCTGTCCTGGTACCTGATCTGGTTTCTCTGCTTTTCGAGCTCTTTCTCCATTACATCCACTCTTGTCCGACTCTGGGTCATGGAGCCTCTCAGAGCCTCATTCTCCTGGTTGACAGATTTGAACTTGGTCTGGTAGTTACGGATCTTACCCTCCATGTCGCTGACCTTGCCCTTCAGGTCCCATGCATGCCGTTTATTGGCGGCGGCTCCACCTGTAAACGAGAGCATCATCAACAGTCGTGACATTTATTATCAGACCTCATCTTCCCCAGTTCTTATTTCAGTCCCTTACAGAAAAACTATTTTGCCCTTTTCACAGAATTGCAACATTTGTAATTTGTTAGGAAGGCAAGTAAAAAACACTGCCATTTATTTAACGGCACTAATTTCTCACCTGCTTTTGTGCCAGTGGCTGCAACAGGTTGTTTCACATTGCCTCCCTTTGCTGAAGTTGCTGCTACAGATGGTTTTAGGACACCTGATGGGACAAAATGTGGTGATGGACAATGCATACAAATGAGCAGAGATGTTCACATAATAGATTTATTACCAATATAATGATAGATTGCGCTAAAGAACCGAAGAATTTTTTAATTGTCTTGATATCAGCTGGTAAAAAACACCTCCAGGTTAAAGGCTAGTGAACTCAATGCTGTCATCGTCTTACCTCTGGAAGGACCAGCAGCCACGGTGGCAGCTCCCATACCCCTGACTGGCTTCACTGTGTCCgggagaaaagacaaacatcaaAATAAGAAATACACTTCTTAgagataaaatgtttttaaccacACACTTCCAGCAACAATGTCATTAATTGCTTAACAAGGAAGAAGCACCTggcagaaaaaaatgaataaaacaatggaacataagcaaacaataacaaaaagataaaattatagatataaattatcaaataataTAATAGTCAGTTCATTAAGGAAAACTTGAAGGTGGGATTTGAAAGAAGCCAGAgagttagtcagtcagtctcgATTAATGGACAGCAAATTCCATAATGTtattgttatcaaacccttactgaaatgtatttaaggCTTGATACTTTgataaaatgaagtaaaaagaaaaaccaaatgCAACCAAATGTATAGGGCTTGAATTTTAGaaactaaatataaagataCGCAGAAATGCAAAGCTTTTCTGGTGTGAGAATCAGGTTCGAGATGTTAACTCACAAAGAGGGGCCCTGGCTGCTGCAACCGGCCGCTTCCCACCGATGATTGTCGCTGCCGCCTGTGGTTTGATCGGCTCTGGGTCCTTCCGAGTCCTcttctgtaaacacacacacaaaacaccatCAGCACAAAGCGAGAGCAGCACATCCACAGTTTGGTCTATAGAAGGGATCTCCTTTGTTCTGTACACCGATGTATAATAAATACCTCATCATTTTAGGGACACGTTCAAATTGGCTCTGTGGATTAATACTGTTATTGGCTTGTCAAATATCGGACTTAGTTGcaaaaagatgttttcttaagagtagtacataaaatataatatcatTATCACAATATGATTTTCATCTGTAGCACAAGCAGTCGGAAAGAAGAACAGTTTTGCGGTCTGCAAATTAATTTATCAGAAATTTAGAACTATGAAAACAAATTAGTGcaagatataaaataaatacacaacttaAATATCTGCACTAGGCCCCAGAATATCCATTATTACAAGTCAGGATGGCGATGTACTGCCATATTGATATTTGGTCCCAAGCCTGGCATACAAGTATACATTCACAACAGTATACAATATGATGAGAATGTAAAAATGGTATGTATCTATATAAGTTTGGGgtatttcacaataagaggcatACATAtggtataatataatatatgttatGTTATACAGATAGAAATTCAGTGATTGTGCAGAATTTAAATCTTCGACCTTCACTCAGGATTAACAAcctgtctttaaacttaaggaaataataatagttgttgtACTTGTCCCTCAGTGCATCGCAGATAACAGATGTTTCTTAGTGTTGAGGACAAACCTGAGCAGGAGCACAGTCCGGGCCATTCTCTGAGCCGCTGCTGCTAGTGAGGACTCTCTTACTGGACATCACCGGTAAACGGGACATGCTCTGTCCACAGTCAGGAGGGAAATCAGCCATGTTAGcaaaccacagagaaaacaaagtctAACTCAGCAGGAAGAAGAATGCGACTGATGCACATTAGCTTAAAGCCACCGAGCAGCCGTTAGCCACATCGCTGACGTTAGCCGCCGTTAGCTTGAAGATACAGGAAACAGCTCCGTTGACCGAGCGGAGGAACTGGGTCTTAAAACCGCGCGTTCACACTTTGCGTGATTCTCATGAAAAGTGAAATCTTACATGGATGATAACAGAAACCTTGGATGACGATGATTCTCCTGCGCCGCGTCCGGACGTTTGAATTCAAATTCAACTGCTGGGCTCGGCGCTCCCGACACGCTGCCGTGATTGGCTGAGCCGCCGGAAACCACGCCcctttgtgttgatgttttggTCATACTGCACTGAACGTCCCGCTCGGGCGGGATACACGAGGTTTGCATGTCTAAAGGCAAAATCTCAATATTGATGAGTGAAACGAATCGTACTTGGGATTCACTGTAGCTCCGTCACTGTAAACAGATCTTATTTTATCTATATCATCATTTTATCATCTTTATATTTAGTCTATGAACTACATGAACCTCACGAAGTAAAGTTAGCTCACCTCTTTTacacgttttttaaaataaatattgtaaaaatacaatttttccATAACTCTCCTGGGTTTTTAAATTCAAAGCCAGTTGTTATCACTTCCTCTTTACCGACACTGGAATTACAGAAAAACATCTGTAGTCGAGTGTCTCTCAGGCCCAATGAAattcaataaacaaacacacaaaccaaccaacaaacagacacaacacacacaacagacacaaccCTTTAACAGAGGTAATAACTTATTTTACTAAGCTCAGTAGTCAGTTATGAAATGTCTATAATAAAAACGCTGGCTGGTCCCTGCAcagttgtttgtatttaatatttaaaacattacGTCACTTTAAGGTTTTTGCCTAATTTCACTGTCTTTCGTGTACAGATGCAAATGAATGTTGATggtattacattttttcaataTACACTGAAGAACTGCAGATGAATTGCAGTATATATATTCTCCTTCATTGACAAACCTGATTGGTATTTTGAGCTATTGTGTGAATAACTTTTTTCTTCCCAACACACGGACGCTTTTGCAATATTTTAACTGCGTATCAGTTGTGAACTGTTTACTCACTGTCTGATTATTTTGTCTTCCCTAGAGAATCCTTCGTCTGTAAATCATTCCAGGTTTTTGTCAAATTGATTAgtaacacaataacacaagGTTCGCAATTCCAGCTCAACAAAATGCAGACACAACTTGAGCCTCAGAATTTATCaaacaagtaaaaaataaatagtaatCATACATACTTGTCAGGGCCATACAGACGGAGagttaacaaaacaaacagagacaagaCAATAGAGTAATTTCTtcataaactgtttttttaaactttattctccTTAAGGGAAGAAACAGTCTGTTCAGATGAGCAAGAGGTGTAACTGTGCATACAGTATGCCAGAGTGTAGCATAAGAGGGCAGTTAATTACTGTATTATTATCAGGAAAATCAGTAATAACATTAACATGAATATTGAGAATGggttatttttcataaaaagacACAATGAAGTACAGGGAGGAGTATATATGAAGACATCAGCCCTGTGTAGAGGCCGTTAGAACATTGTGATTGGGTAGAGCACAAAAACATGGCGGCAGTGTCCCAGGTCAACGATGTCACAGccttgttacctccaccaaggaggtcatgtttttgtctgcatttgtttcgTCGTTAGCAGGATTACGATGTTAacagtgtttgcaatttggtgcaggtccaaATGATAATCTGGATagagtgaaattaaatgtggtttcaaaataGGACTGCCATTTTTTAAGAATTAAGATTAACAAAGTTAAAGTGTTCATGGAGAAATTCCCAGCGGGACCACAGCAACGACAATTTTGTGAGAACCCCCTTCTGGCAAATTTAAAGGATTATCTTAACCCCAACTCCATCTCTGCCAACTGCTCTGTAATTTTTGAGGTTCGGTTGAAGTCTAGAAAAGTTTAATGGATGAGTGTGATTGAAAgtgcagcaaatgtttttttagtcACATGTTACAGAAGGGACGAAAAACAAATTGCCATAATTTAACAAACTTTTTGGAAATTTCCCAAACACCTCAGACTTTTCTTTATCATTCTTTGCAGACTTTGTTGAGCGTAGCAGTTACACTTCGTCAGTGTTAAGGTGACCTGGGACACGACCAATGATTTGGTACTTGTTAATATGAGTTCCTTTAGTTTCTGTATATGCATTACACAGGACACACTTCCCTTTTACAGatgaaaaagtattttctatCTATTTTATGTACAGCATACTGAAATACAATAATGCCTCAGTTTGATAATAATGTGGATAATATTTGCAATACAGTTATAATGAAAGTAGTAATAATATGTATGAAAAGGTCTCTAAAAAAAGATTGATAACAGTACCTGTCAGCCATTTTTATCACACAATCATTATTTCCCCAACAATGTCGAGTTGGGCAGTCTCTACTCACTGGAGGTTAGTTAACTGTCTTCCTCTGAATAGtaagaaaaaaaggaacaaaaacactCTGTACAGACTTTTCCCTGTTCCCTTCACATTCATGCACTCACGtggctttctctctcttgttcatACGTTCCTCTGTTGGTAGAAAAATACATACatgatatattaaaaaaagtacAATGATGACAAACATAGGCGCGAAGTACGAGCTTCACTAAGTGCTTTCTTTATGACCCCTCCCGCCCCAGCGACCCACTCGCTCCCTCTCGTGTTTACATCTTGCTCTGCTGCAGATTCCTCACATTTAGTGCATTCTCCAACCGCTCCGTCTCCGTCGTTCAATACTTTGGGAAAtggctcctcagctcctcaatGTCTGAGGGGAGGTGGGTGTAAATAAGGACATCATGATTTGTGAAATGAACGCTGAGATTCAGCCTCAGGCTTTAAACCGATTCCAGAACACACCACGTccttttcttcctgctgctcttcagcCCTTCTAAGGCCTTGTTTCCGCTCATCTGATCCAGCTTCACTTTGACAGGATCATTCAGATTTTTCTAGTCTGCCCTTATCTTTCAGTAGCACTGCGTCGCTGTTTCAGTTGCATTtcagaatttcttttttcaagaCTTCCTTCTTCTTTCCGTCCCTTGTTTTGGCTTGAACAAAATACTGGAGAATGTTCAGATTAATGTGATCtgaatgtgttaaaaaaaaacacaccattcTCTGGACTGTAAATGTGCAGAGAACaatgtaatttttctttttacagatattttacACCTCAATCCTCCAATGATGCCTATTGCAAACAATGCAATCAAAAAGAGATGTGACACCGGTGAGCCGCTTTCAGCAAGATTCTCAGAGCAGGACTGCTGGTTTAAGATTTTAAGTGCATTTTAAAGAGCAAGTTGATTTAAGTTAAAATTAGAATAAAGATGCTTCAGGTCTGGATTTAATTTCCACCTCAATAATCATCAAAAGACTTAAAATATCAGATGAGGATTCGGGAGTCTTCACAAACTGGAGGAACGTTGCTCCAGGCTGAAGAATAAACCTCTTATATCTCTTTCCTCGACCAGCATTTCTATTGAGAGAAACTTTGCACCATGTTGGCTCAGGAATCGTGAAACATATAGTAAAATATCTGTGGTTGACCAAGTAATTTAATCCTCTACTCAACATTAAAGCTTCttaaaatgaaggaaaaaatgGCATTGAGTGAACGGGATTAGAAATTTTGAATTTTTGACCATAAGCGAGTAACTCCTTTAAAAATATTGTCACTCGAAGCCACagggaagtgaaacaaaatGGATTCCACTGGTTCCTTATACAAGTATCAATAAACCAGATGATCTA encodes:
- the kifc1 gene encoding kinesin-like protein KIFC1, whose amino-acid sequence is MSRLPVMSSKRVLTSSSGSENGPDCAPAQKRTRKDPEPIKPQAAATIIGGKRPVAAARAPLLKPVRGMGAATVAAGPSRGVLKPSVAATSAKGGNVKQPVAATGTKAGGAAANKRHAWDLKGKVSDMEGKIRNYQTKFKSVNQENEALRGSMTQSRTRVDVMEKELEKQRNQISEYEEELQALSGVRDELEQVSSDKSTLQKELSNLEGKYKVMETLRDSQETELQTLKMKLSVQETTLIRVQATLRDTEEEVRCLKETVAQQRDDLHAGEMERRRLHNAIQELKGNIRVFCRVRPLVGGGLSKQIQLPASDNKMITLAKTEESHTGKTADTQKSYNFNFDRVFSPHSSQQEVFEEISLLVQSALDGYNVCCFAYGQTGSGKTYTMEGDEFDETRGVIPRAVQQIFKAAEKLGAQGWEFTFTASFVEIYNETLRDLLYTGKASKRPEHEIRKSTTNEVTITNLTYEKVSNEDQVLGMIALANQNRSTAQTAQNDRSSRSHSVFQLDIEGLNFGRDVKCKSTLCLVDLAGSERMVKSQSQGERFKEMTAINGSLSNLGLVITALANKESHIPYRNSKLTYLLQCCLGGNSKTLMFVNIAPETDSFGETLNSLRFASKVNDCVIGTASANRK